GATGAACAGCACCGCCGTGTTGTGCTGCACGGACAGTTCCCGCATCAGCCTGAGCGTCTGCGCCTGCACCGTCACGTCGAGCGCGGTGCCTGGCTCGTCGGCGATCAACAGCGACGGCTCGTTGGCGAGCGCCATCGCGATCATGACGCGCTGATTCATCCCGCCCGACAGCTGGAAGGTGTAGCTCGCAAGCACGCGCTCCGGGTCGGCGATCGAGCAGTCGGAAAGGAGGCCAGCAGCGCGCCGGTCGGCGTCCGCCCGCGTGATCCCCGGCATCCCGCGTTTCAGCACCTCGTGAAACTGCTCGGAAATGGGATAGACCGGGTTGAGCGAGGACGTCGGGTCCTGGAAGACCATGGACATCCGCGTTCCGCGCAGACTGCGATGCTGGCTGGGCGACAGCGTCGCAAAATCCAATCCCTCGAAGACCACCTGTCCGCGGATGCGGGCTGTCGAAGTCATCTGGAGAAGGCCGAGGATGATGCGCGCGGTCACCGACTTGCCTGAGCCGGACTCTCCGACCAGCGCAACCCGCTCGCCCCGGTTGATGTGCAGCGAGATGCCGTGCAGCACCTCCACGAGGCCGGAATAGCCCTTGAAGAAGAGATGCAAGTCACGGACGAGCAGGGTCGGCTCGCTCATTGCTCCACCCCCAGTATCTCGCGCAGAGCATCACCCAAGAGGTTGAAGCCGAACACCGCAACCAGGATCGCCAGGCCGGGGAACACGGTCAGCCACCAGGAATCGGGCAGGTACTTGGCGCCGTCGGCAACCATGGACCCCAAGTCGGGCGTCGGCGGCTGAACGCCGAGACCGAGGAAAGAGAGCGACGACGCGATGAGGATGACGAAGCCTAGGTCGAGCGTCATCTTCGTGATCACCGCCGGCACACAATTGGGCAGGATCTCGCGGAAGATCACGTGCAGCTTCGAGGCGCCGATCACCTCGGCGGCGAGCACGTATCCCTCTTCCTTCTCCGATCGGGTGATGTTGTAGACGAGCCGCGTGTACCAGGGCCACCACATGACCGTGACAGCGAGCATGCCGTTGGTGAGCGTGGGTTCCAGAAGACCCATCATCGACATCGCCAGCACCAGCGGCGGGATGGACAGGAACACGTCGGTGACGCGCATCAGTACCGTCTCGGTCCAGCCGCCGAGATAGCCGGCCACCAGTCCGACCGTGACACCGACGGGAACGGCGATAACGAGCACGACGACACCGAGGATGAGCGAGATGCGATAGGCGAAGATCACCCGGCTGAAGAGGTCGCGACCGACGAGATCGGTGCCGAAAATGTTCTGCCAGCTCGGCGGCTGGTTGAAGTTCGCGAAGTCGACAACCGCCCCGCGATGCTCCGGAAACGGTGCGATTAAGTCGGCGAATATGGCCGCCAGCACGACCGCTGCCACCAGGATCACTCCAAGGGCCGAGAGCGGGTTGCCGACAAGGATCGCAAGTGTGCGCTTCATATGCCCCTCTGTGACAGGCGGATGCGTGGATTGATGAAGGCGATCAGCAGATCGACGATGATGTTCACGATCAGAAACATCGCCGATATGACCAGCACCGTACCGACGATCGCGTTGAGATCCTTTCTCAGGATCACGGCGACGCCGTAGCGTGACAGGCCGGGCCACGCGAACACGGCTTCGACCAAGAACGCATTGCCAAGCATCGCCGCGAAGTCGAGACCGATCACGGTAAGCGAAGGGATCATGGACGGACGGAAGGCATAACGGCTTGCAATCCGTCTTTCGGGGAAGCCGTAGGAACGCGCCATCTCGATGTAGGGACGGCCATAGGTCTCGATCATATTGGAACGCGTGAGCCTGGCAGCCTGGCCGATACCCGAGAGCGCGAGAGCAAACGCCGGTAGAACGAGGTGCCATGCAGCGTTGCCAAAGGCGCGGACATCACCGGCAAGCAACGTGTCAATCAGGAGGAAGCCAGTGACCGCCGGCACGGTGAAACTGTCGGCAATGCGTCCTGCGATCGGAAAAATAGGCAGAAAGAAGGCGAAGAGTAGCATCAGGATCACTGCCCAGACAAAACTGGGCGCCGACACGCCAAGTAACGACACCACCCGTACAGTGCCGTCGATCCAAGTGTTGCGATAGCGCGCCGAAATGACCCCCAACGGCAACCCTATCAGGACCATCATAATGCCCGCGACGAGGATGAGTTCCAGCGTAGCGGGCAGGAACTGGACGATGTCCCGTGTCACTGGCCGATTTGTGTACAGTGAAATACCAAGATCGCCCCGTGCGAGGTCGGCGATGAAACGACTGTACTGTACCGGCAAGGGCTCATCGAGATTCAATCTCTCGCGCAGCGCCCTCACCTGCTCAGCAGTCGCGCTAGGCCCCAGCGCAATGCGCGCGGGATCGCCGGGTATGACCCGGGCAATGGCAAATATCAGCATAGAGACGCCGATCAGCACGATCAGCGAGACCCCCAGCCGCTTCGCAATGAGGCGGACAACAGGCGACATCGTTTCTATTCCCATCAGAAGACTGGCCGACCTTACCCCGGCCAGCCCATATCTATCGGATCACTCTCCGGTCATCTCCATGAGCCGGAAGGTAAAACCCATCCCGTCGAGGCCGAAGGCCTTGTTCGGGTCGGAGAGGGCCGGCACCTTCACGCGGTTCGACGCGGCGAAAACGGACTGCCGATCATAGGCGTATATGGTGGGAGCAATTTCCATTAGACGGTCGTTGAGATCACTGTAAGCAGCTTCACGATCCGCGGGATCGGTGGCGGTGCGGCCCTTTTCAAGCGCAGCATCAACCTTTTCGTCGTCCAGATATTCCGGCGACTGCCAAGTGCCTGCAGCCGATGAATGATACATCGGGTAAAGCAGTGTATCGGGGTCACCAGTCACCGCATTAGCGAAGATCTGGCTAATGTGCGGTGTATTTTCCGGCTTCGTGACCTGCTCGGTGAATAGCGCCCATGGCACTTTTTTGATCTCGGACTTGATGCCAATTTCCGAGAAGTTAGCTTGCATAAGAAGGGCGTAACGCTCCTCTATCGGTACTTCGCCTATCCATGAGATTTCAAGCGTGAAATCGGCCGGATCATACCTACACTCGGATAGATAGCGCTTGGCCTCCTCGATGTTGCGCGACAGCGTTTCGCCAGCCGGGTTGGCGCCAAACATGCCAACCGGAATCGCACCGGTAGAAGCACTGCCTTGGGCGACATCGTCGGTAATCGACACCATGGAAATACCGGCGGCGTAGTCGTAGGCGTTGACAAGCGCCAAGCGGCAGTTCACATCATCGAGCGGCGGCTTCTGAGTGTTCATCTTGATATAGAATGCGCCACCACCTCTCTCGGTGAGGAGCTGCGCACCATCAGCCGCCAGCGACTTCAGCACTTCCGGCGGAAGCCATTGCGAGGAAATGTCGTGTTCGCCTTGGGCTATGAGCGTACGAACGGTGGCAGCCTCCAAGCCATACCGCAGACGCACTTGGTCGGGCGCAAGTTCGGGAATGCCCAGAAAATAGCCCTCGTATTTCTCCATCACAGTCTCTTCCTGCGGATTGTGGGAGAAAACCTTGTAGGCCCCGGTCCCGGCGGAGTTGGTCGAGAGAAAGGCCTGGCCCCAGTCCTTCATTTCGCCCTCTCCTTCGCCGAGGTTTTCCATCACTAGCTTCTTGTCGACGATGGGCAGGCGCACCAGCGAGGCGATGAAGGGCGAATAGGGCTCGTTCAAGTTGAAACGCACCGTGTGTTCATCGATCGCCTCGGCGCTCTCGACATTGCTGAAGATGAAGGAGAGCCCTTGGCCGAGCGCCTTCATGCGATCGAACGAAAAGACGACGTCCTCGGCGGTCAGCGGATTGCCGCTCTGGAACTTCACGTCGTCACGCAGCTTAAAGATGAAGTCGGTACCGTCGGCCACCCAGCTCTCGGCGAGATGCGGCGTGTAGCCGGGGCCTCCCTGCACCGGCAGGACGAGCGTGTCGTAGACATTAAACATCAGAATAGAATCGGCGTAGTCGGTTGCCTTGGCGGGATCGAGCTCGCCGACAGCGACCTCGTCCAGACGCAGCACCGTGTCCGCCGCTGCGGGAGTGCCGGCAAGTGCGGTAGCAGCAAGCAGGGCCGCCGCGATCGGAAGCTTGTACCGTTTCATCGTTCACACCTCTGTTTAGCCATTGGACATATTGTTGTCGCTGCGGTGCCTAGCGCCACTTTCGACGCGCTGCTCTTCGCCTGGATCGTCACCAAACACGTCCATTGTGCCAACCCAGAGTATGGTCGCCGGACGAGTAGAATGGTTCCACGACGAATGAATCTTTGTAGACGGGAAATGAAGTGAGTCGCCTGCTTCTAGGACGGTCCGTTCACCGTCAACTTCGACGGTGATGGCCCCGTCAAGCACGTAGAACAACTCCTCACCCTCATGCGAAATGGGCTCACTGCGGTGCCCCGGCGGCTCGTGAATGATCACTGAGCGCAACACAGTTCCTGGAAAGGATGCCGACAAGCGCTCATATGACAGCGGATTACCGTGAATTGAGTATTTCGGACGCTCATTGCGCCGAGTTATCGGCACTTCGACCTTTGGTTGGGAAAGAAACTCTCCAATATCGGAGCCGAGCACACGGGCAACCGATACAAGAGATGATAAAGACGGTGTGGCAATTCCGCGCTCAATTTGGGAGATAAACCCTACCGACAGCCCTGCCCCTTGCGCGACCTGTTTTAACGTCAATCCCAACTCAAGTCTCCGCTGACGAAGCTTCCTTCCCAACGGCAGCAGCCCGCCAGAGAGCTCGACCATGGATAAAGACGTAGGACCCATAAAACCGCTCACATTTTTAGCAGGACTAAATTTTAAGCAGAGCTAAAAAATGGAGTCAATAGCAGGAACCGGATCCTTGGCGAACTGAATTGCGAAGAGCTTTCCATTGCCCGTTTTGTCCAAGCTACGCCGTCACGACAGTATGGCTCAGTGTGACGCCGCACGTCTAAACCCAGCCAAGACGCTCTCCTTGGCAGACTGGCTTCACCTCCACGAATCGGCATCACATCTCGCGAAAATCCGGCTTTGGACTCAGTATGGCGGAGAAGCTGGGGATTCGAATAGCCGAAATAAATGCCGGTTTTCCGGCATTTTGGTGCACCTCGTGTTGCACAGGTTGTTGCACAGGAATTGATATGCTACCCGACGCTTCCTAGGCCGTGCGGACGTATTTGACCAAGATGAATGCCGTGGCGAGGGCGACGATAGACGCGAAGTTCCGTCTGGTTTTTTCGCAGCGTGTAACATCCGCTTGAGACGCCTGAACGTGCCGACGGCCTGCTCGATGCGGGCGCGCGCCTTGTAGATTGTGTTTGCGAAGCGTGCTGGCTTTCTCTTTTCATTGGGCTTGTGCGGGATCACGGCAATTGCGCCACAGCGGCGTGCAGCCTGCCGGTTGGCCCTGCTGGCATATCCCTTGTCGCCCACCACCGCGCGTGGTTCGACATCGGGACCGAGCGCAAGCAGGACGGGGAAGTGGGGCGCGTCGGCCTTCTCGCCACCGGTCACGTCGAAAGCGATCGGATGGCCCTCGAAGTCTGTTTTCAGATGGATTTTCGTCGGGAACCCGCCGCGCGAGCGGCCGAGTGCCTGGTTCTTCTGCCCCCCTTTATGGACGGCCCGCCCCTCCCGCCGATGTCTGTGTAGGATGTCGGTATTCAAGAAAGGAAGGAACGGACCATGAGCATAGTGATCCTCGGTATCGACCTGGGCAAGAACAGCTGTAGCATCGTCGGCCTCGACGCAGATGGATCGGTGATCGTGCGACGGCGGATGCGACGCGACGGGGTGATCGCGTTCGCCGCCAAGCTGCCGCCCTGCACGATGGCAATGGAGGCGTGTTGCGGAGCGCATCATATGGGCCGCATGTTAGCAGGACTCGGCCACGAAGTCCGCTTGATGTCGCCGGAATATGTGCGCCCGTACGTCAAGGCGCAAAAGAACGACGACCGTGACGCCGAGGCGATCGCCGAAGCGGCGCCCCGGCCAACCATGCGCTTCGTCGAACTCAAGAGCGAAGAGCAACTCGACGTTCAGACGCTGCATCGGGTGCGCGATCGCTTGGTCGGTGAACGCACCTCGTTGACCAACCAGACAAGGAGCCTTCTGCTGGAGCGCGGGCACGTCGCGGCGCAGGGCCACGCCCGACTGCGCCTCCTGCTCGGAGAATTGTTGGATTCAGGCGCGGGTGCGTTGAGCCGGCGCATGGCGTTCTTGCTCGGCGACATGCGCGCACGCTGGGACGAGTTGGACCGTCGCATCACTGCCTTTGATGCCGAGTTCGCAACCATGGCTCGGACCGACGATCGGGCCCGGCGGCTGACAGGTATTCCTGGCATCGGAGCGCTGAACGCCACGGCTCTGGTAGCCGCAGTGGGCAGCGCGGCGACCTTCTCGAAGGGACGCGATCTTGCTGCTTGGTTGGGGCTCGTGCCTCGCCAGGTCACCACCGGCGGCAGGCCGAAGCTACTCGGGATCACGAAGCGGGGCAGCCGATATCTGCGCAAGATGCTGATCCAGGGCGCACGATCCGCCATGCCCTCGCTGGCCAAAACCGACACTGCGATTGGATCGTGGCTACGTGCACTTTTGGCCCGAGCCCATCCCAACGTTGCCGTCGTCGCGCTGGCCGCGAAGTTGGCCCGTATCGTCTGGGCGCTGCTCCGCCACGGTAAAACTTATCAAGCTGCGTCCATACCGGCATGAGGAACATGCGTCCGGAGAAAACTTCGCCGGACGCGACGAACTGCGAGTGGTGAAAGGAAGATGGCCTGACAGTCGATCGGCGTCCCGAAAACCTCCGGCGCTAAATGGCCCTCGAGGCCGGCCCCTTTATGAGGATCGGAGCGCGCGGATCTCCATCTTGGCAACGGCTTTGCGCCGACATGCCGGATACGTTTGTGCAGACTGATCACACCATCACCGGCAAACCACTTGCAATCGGGGCGGGCCATACGTTTGCGCCCGCTGCGGAGACATGGGCGCGAACCACCGTGGAGTCGAACATCTGGACCAGATGCGCCGATGAGCTCAGATTCGCCAGATGATCAAGGAACACGTCGAACACGCCGGCCTTGCTCAACCGGTCGAACCGTTTCCAGATGCTGTTCCATTTGCCGAAGCGTTCCGGCAACGCACGCCACGTGACATTGTGAACCGCGAAATAATGCAGCGCTTCAAGGAACAACCGGTCATCGCGGCCTTTGGCCCCGCGCCGGGGAAGCGCCGCCCGAAACACGGCCAACGCCTTGTCCCAATCCTCATCCGTCATTCTCGTGGACATTGCCGACCCTCCAAATCAGTCGGCATTCCATGAATCACATTGAAAACGCTTCGGGAATCCTCAAACCAATACCCGAGCCAATCCGTCCACACGGCCTAGCCAGAGAGAAAAAACGGGCGCAGGTGTCGTATAAGTTCCTCTGGCGCCTCTTCCTGTGGGAAGTGCCCGGACTTGACCATACCCCCATCGACAGTCGTTGCCCATTGCCGCCACAGGGCGAGAGGATCGCCAGCATTCGCCGGAAACCCAATATCGCTGTATATGAAGAACACTGGTGCTTCGATCCGACAGTGACTATCCTTGTCTGCTTGATCAAGTTCCCGGTCAATCGTCGCGCCTGCCCGGTAGTCTTCGCACATTGCCTCCACCCGATGCGGATCGGCGAACTGCCTCCGGTATTCGTTCAAGGCCCTGGCGTCGAATACATCGAGACTACGTCCCCTCGACCATGATGCGAGTGTCCAGTCTAAATACATTTCCGGATCGCCCGATATCATCCGTTCGGGTAATGGCGATGGCTGAGCGAGAAAGGACCAGTGATAGGCTTTGAGAGCCATGCTTGCATCAAGCCCGTCCCACATGTCGCCGGTGGGGATGATCTCCACAATCCCAAGTTTCGATACCGTGTCGGGCCAGTCGAGAGCCATACGATAAGCCACCCGCGCGCCCCTGTCGTGCCCCAGTATGGCAAAACGCCGATAGCCCAGCCTTTTCATGGCCAGGACAATATCCTTGGCCATGCTGCGCTTGGAGTAAGCGAAATGACCGTCTCCTGCTGGCGGGATGCTGCTGTCGCCGTAGCCGCGCAAATCAAAGAAATAGCAGGTGAAATCCCGGGCGAATTCCGCGGCAACGCGATGCCAGGTTACATGCGTCTGCGGATAGCCATGCAGGAAAACCAACGGCGGCCCTTCGCCGCAGCAGCGATAGTTCAGATCGACACCATCACCTGCCACCTTGTTTTGTTTCAGCGACCAGAACTCCGATTCCATATCCATCTCTCCCGCAACGGTCTTCCGGCGAGCATGCTCGATCGCCCGGCCACCTTCTCCGGGCTGGCCATTCTTGCAATGTCGATCACAGCACGGCGAAGCAGCGCAGAAAATTGAAAAGAAGTCAGGCGATAGAAAACAAAAATCAGCTTCTCCGCCCGACCGTGATCCACCTTCGACACGGGTGTGAAATATTCTAAATCGGTTTTGAATCCTGCTCATTCGACAACGCAGCAGATCTGCGGAAAGATCGAGTCACTTTTTGAACGGGACGGGGCAGAACCCAGCAATATCACGGTGCAGCCCCGACATTGCCGGGAAAGGAGTAGTCAGGTGGCCGGAGATCTGGTGCTTGTCGCATGTCGCGACAATGGCGTGGCCGAGGTGACGCTGAATGTACCCAGATCGCTCAACGCATTATCGCCGAAATTGATCGATGCGCTGAACGATACGGTTCTCGAACTGGACCGAGACGATACGGTGCGCGTTTTTCTTCTGACCGGTACCGGGCGGCACTTCTGCGCCGGCGCCGATATTGATGCGATGCTGGACATGTCGGTTTCCGAGGCCGTGCGCACTGGCTTTTCGGGGAGCAGTCACCAGCTCGCAAGGATAACGAAACCGATCATCGCGGCCGTCAACGGCCATGCGCTCGGGGGTGGTTGCGAGCTAGTCGAAATTTGCGATATTGTGATCGCAGCCGACAATGCCGTGTTTGGCCATCCCGAAGTGAGACTCGGCGTCATGCCCGGCGCCGGAGGAAGCCAGCGTCTAGAGGTGGTCGCGAGATTTTGGACCAGTTGCTAAGCTTTAGCGACTGACGAAGGAATACCCCAGATGACAAAGCGGAAACGCTATTCGGCGGAGTTCAAGGCCAAGGTTGCGCTTGAAGCCATCCGCGAAGAGTTGACGACGGCCGAGCTGGCCAGGAAGTACGGCGTCCATCCGACAATGATCAGCGGATGGAAGAGAACGGCAATCGAGAACATGGCATCGGCATTTGGTGGTGCGGTATCGGCCGAGCCGGCGATATCCAGGAAGGATGTCGAGAAGCTGCATGCCAAGATCGGCCAGTTGGTCGTGGAGCGCGATTTTTTATCGGAAGCCTCCAGTCTCATCCTCGGCACTGGAGGCAAAAAGCGGTGAAGCAGGACCATCCCGATCTCAGCGTCCGGCGGCAGTGCAGCCTGCTGTCGCTGGCGCGCTCCAGCCTCTCCTATCAACCGCGCGGGGAAAGCGCCGAGAACCTGGCGTTCATGAAAATCATCGACCGGCAGTTCCTGGAAACGCCATGGTACGGCTCGCGGCAAATGGCCCGCCACATGCAGCGAGAGGGACACAGATGCGGGCGCCATCGGGTGCGGCGACTGATGAGGCTCATGCGGCTGGTGCCGATTTACCAGGAGCCGAAGACGAGCACGAAACACCCCGAGCACAAGATTTACCCGTACCTTCTCAAAGGCTTGGCCATCACCCGACCCAATCAGGTCTGGTGTACGGACATCAGCTATATCCCGATGCGCCGGGGCTTCCTGTACCTCGTGGCGGTCATGGACTGGCACAGCCGGAAAGTTCTGAGCTGGCGGCTGTCGAACAGCATGGATGCCGGGTTCTGCGTCGAGGCACTGAAGGAGGCGCTGGCCAGATACGGCCCGCCCGAGATATTCAACTCCGACCAGGGCTCGCAGTTCACCAGCGCCGACTTCACCGATGTCCTGAATGATGCCAAGGTGAAGATCTCGATGGACGGCCGTGGGCGCTGGATCGATAATCGGATGATCGAGCGCTTCTGGCGGTCCCTAAAATACGAGTGTGTCTACCTGAACGCCTTCGAGACCGGCTCGGAGGCCCGACACGGGATTGGCGCCTGGATCACCTATTACAATGAGAAGCGCCCGCACTCATCGCATGGGCTGCTGACGCCGGGCGAGGCATATGATAGCCGGGCCCCAAACCTGAAAGCCGCCGCCTGAAATGAAACCAATGCGATAGCTTAGCCCGGCGGCAAACTGGTCGAAATTCTAGGACCACCTCTTCTCCCCCGCCTTCTGGGCCGCCACAAGGCACTTGATTTGTTGCTGACCGGCAGAAGGATGAGCGCGACCGAGGCCGAACGTGTCGGGCTCGTTTCCCGGATTGTGGCAGCAGCGGATCTATTGTCCGAAGCCCGCACCGTCGCAGCCGAACATGCAGCATTCTCCCTGCCGATACTGAAGATGATCAAGGCATCGGTGAATGCGACCAGTGAAATCCCGCTGGAAAGCGGCTTGTTCATGGAACGTGGCTTGTTTTACAGGTCGTTGGCAATGGCGGATTCGCGTGAGGGTATGAGCGCGTTCAAGGAAAGACGCGATCCCGTGTTTCGTGACCGGTAAATCCTTGGGGCGTTGGTAGGTTGTCACGCGTCGCTACCTGCCTTGGCTTGAACCGCGCGCCGTGCACAGCGACCTTTTCCAGGCGATCCGAGACGAAACATGGATGTGCAGGGCGGATTCGCTCATGCCGATCTGAGTTTTTCTCAGTTTTCCGCGTTCCGGGAGAACGCCGTGCTGGATGGAGGAGGTTTAACATGTTCGATCCGATCAAACGCGCACGCGACAGCTATGCTCGACAGAACTTCCTGCGGTTTCTGGGCACCGAGCTCGAAA
This portion of the Oricola thermophila genome encodes:
- a CDS encoding ABC transporter ATP-binding protein, whose amino-acid sequence is MSEPTLLVRDLHLFFKGYSGLVEVLHGISLHINRGERVALVGESGSGKSVTARIILGLLQMTSTARIRGQVVFEGLDFATLSPSQHRSLRGTRMSMVFQDPTSSLNPVYPISEQFHEVLKRGMPGITRADADRRAAGLLSDCSIADPERVLASYTFQLSGGMNQRVMIAMALANEPSLLIADEPGTALDVTVQAQTLRLMRELSVQHNTAVLFISHNLGVVREFADRVYVIYKGRIVEHGRTADLFDDPRHPYTRALMRAIPRITGGGIPQIEDASESYLAPLVVHEGCGEPGGPA
- a CDS encoding ABC transporter permease gives rise to the protein MKRTLAILVGNPLSALGVILVAAVVLAAIFADLIAPFPEHRGAVVDFANFNQPPSWQNIFGTDLVGRDLFSRVIFAYRISLILGVVVLVIAVPVGVTVGLVAGYLGGWTETVLMRVTDVFLSIPPLVLAMSMMGLLEPTLTNGMLAVTVMWWPWYTRLVYNITRSEKEEGYVLAAEVIGASKLHVIFREILPNCVPAVITKMTLDLGFVILIASSLSFLGLGVQPPTPDLGSMVADGAKYLPDSWWLTVFPGLAILVAVFGFNLLGDALREILGVEQ
- a CDS encoding ABC transporter permease; translation: MSPVVRLIAKRLGVSLIVLIGVSMLIFAIARVIPGDPARIALGPSATAEQVRALRERLNLDEPLPVQYSRFIADLARGDLGISLYTNRPVTRDIVQFLPATLELILVAGIMMVLIGLPLGVISARYRNTWIDGTVRVVSLLGVSAPSFVWAVILMLLFAFFLPIFPIAGRIADSFTVPAVTGFLLIDTLLAGDVRAFGNAAWHLVLPAFALALSGIGQAARLTRSNMIETYGRPYIEMARSYGFPERRIASRYAFRPSMIPSLTVIGLDFAAMLGNAFLVEAVFAWPGLSRYGVAVILRKDLNAIVGTVLVISAMFLIVNIIVDLLIAFINPRIRLSQRGI
- a CDS encoding ABC transporter substrate-binding protein, whose translation is MKRYKLPIAAALLAATALAGTPAAADTVLRLDEVAVGELDPAKATDYADSILMFNVYDTLVLPVQGGPGYTPHLAESWVADGTDFIFKLRDDVKFQSGNPLTAEDVVFSFDRMKALGQGLSFIFSNVESAEAIDEHTVRFNLNEPYSPFIASLVRLPIVDKKLVMENLGEGEGEMKDWGQAFLSTNSAGTGAYKVFSHNPQEETVMEKYEGYFLGIPELAPDQVRLRYGLEAATVRTLIAQGEHDISSQWLPPEVLKSLAADGAQLLTERGGGAFYIKMNTQKPPLDDVNCRLALVNAYDYAAGISMVSITDDVAQGSASTGAIPVGMFGANPAGETLSRNIEEAKRYLSECRYDPADFTLEISWIGEVPIEERYALLMQANFSEIGIKSEIKKVPWALFTEQVTKPENTPHISQIFANAVTGDPDTLLYPMYHSSAAGTWQSPEYLDDEKVDAALEKGRTATDPADREAAYSDLNDRLMEIAPTIYAYDRQSVFAASNRVKVPALSDPNKAFGLDGMGFTFRLMEMTGE
- a CDS encoding helix-turn-helix domain-containing protein, producing the protein MVELSGGLLPLGRKLRQRRLELGLTLKQVAQGAGLSVGFISQIERGIATPSLSSLVSVARVLGSDIGEFLSQPKVEVPITRRNERPKYSIHGNPLSYERLSASFPGTVLRSVIIHEPPGHRSEPISHEGEELFYVLDGAITVEVDGERTVLEAGDSLHFPSTKIHSSWNHSTRPATILWVGTMDVFGDDPGEEQRVESGARHRSDNNMSNG
- a CDS encoding transposase, with the protein product MNTDILHRHRREGRAVHKGGQKNQALGRSRGGFPTKIHLKTDFEGHPIAFDVTGGEKADAPHFPVLLALGPDVEPRAVVGDKGYASRANRQAARRCGAIAVIPHKPNEKRKPARFANTIYKARARIEQAVGTFRRLKRMLHAAKKPDGTSRLSSPSPRHSSWSNTSARPRKRRVAYQFLCNNLCNTRCTKMPENRHLFRLFESPASPPY
- a CDS encoding IS110 family transposase; amino-acid sequence: MSIVILGIDLGKNSCSIVGLDADGSVIVRRRMRRDGVIAFAAKLPPCTMAMEACCGAHHMGRMLAGLGHEVRLMSPEYVRPYVKAQKNDDRDAEAIAEAAPRPTMRFVELKSEEQLDVQTLHRVRDRLVGERTSLTNQTRSLLLERGHVAAQGHARLRLLLGELLDSGAGALSRRMAFLLGDMRARWDELDRRITAFDAEFATMARTDDRARRLTGIPGIGALNATALVAAVGSAATFSKGRDLAAWLGLVPRQVTTGGRPKLLGITKRGSRYLRKMLIQGARSAMPSLAKTDTAIGSWLRALLARAHPNVAVVALAAKLARIVWALLRHGKTYQAASIPA
- a CDS encoding transposase, encoding MSTRMTDEDWDKALAVFRAALPRRGAKGRDDRLFLEALHYFAVHNVTWRALPERFGKWNSIWKRFDRLSKAGVFDVFLDHLANLSSSAHLVQMFDSTVVRAHVSAAGANVWPAPIASGLPVMV
- a CDS encoding alpha/beta fold hydrolase, which encodes MESEFWSLKQNKVAGDGVDLNYRCCGEGPPLVFLHGYPQTHVTWHRVAAEFARDFTCYFFDLRGYGDSSIPPAGDGHFAYSKRSMAKDIVLAMKRLGYRRFAILGHDRGARVAYRMALDWPDTVSKLGIVEIIPTGDMWDGLDASMALKAYHWSFLAQPSPLPERMISGDPEMYLDWTLASWSRGRSLDVFDARALNEYRRQFADPHRVEAMCEDYRAGATIDRELDQADKDSHCRIEAPVFFIYSDIGFPANAGDPLALWRQWATTVDGGMVKSGHFPQEEAPEELIRHLRPFFLSG
- a CDS encoding enoyl-CoA hydratase-related protein, yielding MAGDLVLVACRDNGVAEVTLNVPRSLNALSPKLIDALNDTVLELDRDDTVRVFLLTGTGRHFCAGADIDAMLDMSVSEAVRTGFSGSSHQLARITKPIIAAVNGHALGGGCELVEICDIVIAADNAVFGHPEVRLGVMPGAGGSQRLEVVARFWTSC
- a CDS encoding IS3 family transposase (programmed frameshift), which encodes MTKRKRYSAEFKAKVALEAIREELTTAELARKYGVHPTMISGWKRTAIENMASAFGGAVSAEPAISRKDVEKLHAKIGQLVVERDFLSGSLQSHPRHWRQKAVKQDHPDLSVRRQCSLLSLARSSLSYQPRGESAENLAFMKIIDRQFLETPWYGSRQMARHMQREGHRCGRHRVRRLMRLMRLVPIYQEPKTSTKHPEHKIYPYLLKGLAITRPNQVWCTDISYIPMRRGFLYLVAVMDWHSRKVLSWRLSNSMDAGFCVEALKEALARYGPPEIFNSDQGSQFTSADFTDVLNDAKVKISMDGRGRWIDNRMIERFWRSLKYECVYLNAFETGSEARHGIGAWITYYNEKRPHSSHGLLTPGEAYDSRAPNLKAAA
- a CDS encoding enoyl-CoA hydratase-related protein yields the protein MLTGRRMSATEAERVGLVSRIVAAADLLSEARTVAAEHAAFSLPILKMIKASVNATSEIPLESGLFMERGLFYRSLAMADSREGMSAFKERRDPVFRDR